GGAGGCCACGAAGTTGACGTGGGTGACGTGTCGGTCCTCGATCAGCGTGCGGATGGCGGCCGGATCCCGGATGTCCTCCTGGTCGGGGAAGATGAGGGCCCCGCCGTTCCACAGGGTCCAGAACATCATGGAGGTGGCGACATCGAACTGGAGCGGCAGTGAGATGAGCGTCCGGCCTGGGGCGACGCCGAAGTGGACTGTGCGCGCGGTCAGCGCGGTGACCGCGTTGGTGTGCGTGGCGACGACGGCCTTCGGCCGCCCGGTCGAGCCCGAGGTGTAGACCAGGTAGGCGGCGTCCGCGCCCGAGACGTGAACGGGACGCAGCACGGCCGCCACCGACTTCTCCGGGGTGACATCGCAGATCAGCAGCGGAAGCCCAACGGCAGCGCCGCGGACCGCGGCAGCCGTACGGCGCGAGCACACCATAGCCGCGGGCGAGGCGTCCCGCACCGTTTCCTTCAGCCGTGCGGCCGGCTCGTTGGGGTCGAGACACACGAGGGCCGCCCCCCGGCGCAGCACCGCCAGACACGCGGCGACATGTTCACTTCCTGGCCCGCACGCCACTACAACTCGTGTACCGGGGCGTACGCCGACGGCGTCCAGCTGCACCTCCACGCATGCGGCCACCAGTTCCAGATCCCGGTAGGTGAGGGTGCGCGGTCCGTGCACGACGGCCACGGCGTCCGGGTCGGCTGCCGCCCGCGCCGCGACTCCGGCATGCAAGGTGGCGTGGGCGGGTGCGCTGGCGGGGCCCGCAGCCAGTTCGACGGCCCGGTGGGCCTGCCACGGATCCAGGGACTCGAGCGCCGTTGCGGGACGGGCCCATGCGGCCGGGTCGGCCAGGGACGTCAGGATGCGGCCGAACGACTCCAGCAGCAGCCGGGCCGTCCCGGCAGTGAACAGGTCCCGGTTGTACTCCCACAGGATGGTCACTCCGTCGTGCGTACGCCCGGACCCCGGGGCCGGGGGGTGGGGCACGCACACGACGTTGACGTCGTTCTTCGCCGACCCGTTGTGGTCGATGTGCAGCCGGCCCCGAAGCCCGGGCGCGGTGAAGTCGGGCCGGGGGGAGTCGTGGAAGGCGAACATCAGCTGGAACAGCGGATTGGCCGACGGATCTCGCGTGACACCGAGATCCTTGATGATCTCGATGAGAGGAAACTCCTGATGGTCCTGCGCGCCCAGCAGGACCTCCATGGTGCGGGCGACCACCTCGCCCACCGTCGCCGTGGCGGCCACCTGCAGGCGCAGGGGCAGGGCGTTGACGAACATGCCGAGCAGCGGGGCGGTCTCCGCCTGGCGGCGGTTCGCGAGCGCCGAGCCGATCACGAAGTCGTCCTCATCGGTGTGCTGGCGTACCAGCAGCGCGAACGCGGACAGGAACACCGCGAAGCGGGTGACACCGTGTCGGGCGCCCACCGCGTCGAGCGCGTCCACGGTCTCGGCCGGGATGTCGGCACGCAAGCAGGCTCCGTTGAAGGTCTGCTGCGCCGGACGGGCATGGTCGCCTGCGAACGTGACACCGTGCCCGGCCACACCCTGGAGCTGGTGCTGCCAGTAGCGGCGCTGCGCGGCGAAGTCCCCGGAGGCGGACCAGCGGCGCTGCCAGAGCGCCCAGTCGCGGTACTGGACCTCCAGGGGAGCCAGTTCGGGCTGCCGGCCGCAGACGAGTGCCGCGTAGGCGTCGCGGATCTCCCTCATCAGCAGGGTGGCCGACCAGCCGTCGTGGACGAAGTGGTGCTCGACCTGGAACAGGGTCCAGCGCCGCTCGTCGAGCCGGTAGAGGAACCAGCGCACCAGCGGCAGGCGCGTGGTGTCGAAGACCTGGGCGCTGTGCGCGGTGACGTGCCGGCTGAGGGCTGCCTCCCGCTCCGGTTCGGGCAGCCCGGTCAGGTCGCACGTCTCCAGCACAACGTCCCAGGGGGCGTGGAGCCTCTGGACCGGCTCGTCGGGCTGCTCGTGGAAGGTGGTGCGCAGAATCTCGTGCCGGGCGACCACGTGCGAGAGGGCGGCCCGCAGCGCGTCGGAATCCACTTCTCCGTCCAGATGGAGGGAGCACTGGGTGTTGTAGGCCAGGGAGTCGGGGGCGAGTTGGTTGAGGAACCAGATCTGACGCTGCTGCCAGCTGAGGACCGTGCCCTGAGGTGAATGCCGGGCGGCCACGAGTGGAGGCCGGTCGTTCGGCGCGGCGGCGCGCACGGCGGCGGCGATCTGCCGGATCGAGGGTGTGCAGAACAGCTGGCTGACCGGGACGATCACGTGGTGGTCGCGCGCGATGCGGGCCCCCAGTGCCATCAGGGCCAGTGAACTCGCCCCGTACGCGGTCAGCGATGCCGTCACGCCGGGCGGCGGGCATCGGAGGATGTCGACCACCGCGGCGGACAGGGCCTCCTCCAGCGCATCGGCCGGCTCCACCGCTCCCGGGTCCTGGCCCGGGCCGGGGGCGGGCAGCGCGGTCTCGTCGATCTTTCCGCTGGGCCTGCGGGGCAGCTCCGGGAGCACGACGCAGGCCGCCGGGACCATGTACTGGGGCAGGTGAATGGCCGCATGGCCGAGCACGCTCTCGGGGTCCGGGGGCGCTGCGTCCGGCCGGGGCGTGAGGTAGGCGACGAGCACCGAACCCGGGCCGGAGTCCTGGCGGGCGACGAGATGGGCGACGCCGACGGCGGGGTGGCCCATGAGGACCGCCTCCACCTGGGCGGGCTCGATCCGGTTGCCCTGCACCTTCAGCTGCCGGTCCACACGTCCGGCGAAGACGTAGTCCCCCTCGGCGGTGAGCTCGGCGAGGTCACCGGTGCGGTAGGCGCGCCGCCCGTCCGGGAGCCTGACGAACGCCCGTGCGGTCAGCTCCGGGGCGTTCAGGTAGCCGAGCGCCAGTTGCGCCCCGGTGATGTACAGCTCGCCGGGCCCGGTGTTCGCCTGAAGGACGTCGTCGCTGGTGCGCAGTAGGTACCGGGTGCCGGTGACCGGTCGGCCGATGGTCAGCGGAGCCCGTTGCCGCGCCGTGCCGTTGAAGACGCAGGACTGGCTCGTCCATACGGCGGTCTCGCTCGGACCGTACTCATTGTGCAGAGACACGTCGGGGAGTGCACGGACGTGCCGGTCGATGACCTCCTCGCTCCACCGGTCGCTGCCGATCATCACCCGGCGAAGAGCACCAAGAGGTTCCGCGCCGGCGTAATCGAGGAACGCCGGATACAGCGAGGCGAGGTAGACGAGGTCGGTGATCTCCTCCTCTCTCACGAGGGCGACGGTCGCCGGTACGTCGCGCAGGCCGTCGGGGCCGATCACCAGGGTGGCGCCGGTCAGCAGAGCCCAGAACAGGACGCCGGAGTACACATCAACTGCCGGGGAGTGCAGGAGGGGGACCCGGCCGGGCAGTCCGTAGGCGTCGACGCGGGCCGCGGTGGAATGGAGCATCGCTGTGTGGGGCAGCACTACCCCCTTGGGCAGGCCGGTGGAACCGGAGGTGAAGATGACGTACGCCGGGTCGTCGGCGCGCGCGGTGGCGCCGACGGTGGGGTCGTCCCGCAGCGAGCGGCCGCGCGCGATCAGCTCCTCGATGCCCACGGTCGAGGGGGCGAGTACGTCGGCCCGCGCCGGGGTGGTGATGACCGTGTGGGGGCGGGCGTCGGTGAGGATGGCGGAGAGGTAGTCATCGGGTGCGGACGGTTCCAGCGGCAGGAAGGCGAACCCAGCTCGGAGCGCCGCCAGTGCGGCGCACACGGCGTCGGCGCCCGGGGCGAGAACCACAGCGACCAGCGCCCCGGCCGGCGCCGGGCCGGCCGCTGCGAGTCCCGAGGCGATCGCGGCGATGCGGGTCCCCAGCTCCGCGTAGGTCAGGGACCGGCCCCGGTCGCGGACAGCGATCCGGTCGGGGTGGCGTCGGCACACCTGGTCGAACGCGGCGGTCAGGTTCGGCGCCGATCGCAACGCCGCAGCGACGGCGCTCATTTGGCTCCCTCCAGTTCGGTGATTCCTGCCTGTATCCGTTTCTTCTCGCGCTCCGGGAGCTGGTCGCCGAGGTGATGCAAGAGGTGCTTGAGGTACTGCTCGCGGTCGGCCGGCGGCGTCTGGGGCCGGTCCAGGAAGATCACGTCGTGTCGGGAGAGCGCCCGGACGGCGAACATCGGCACCGGGCACCGCATCACGGGCAGGGCGGGGTTACGGACGCTGGTGACCGCGCTGTGCGGGTGGAACTCACCGATCATCAGCCCGCGGGCGACGAAGCTCATGCGCAGCCGGGCGTGGCCGCCGTCGATGAACGCGTCGGCCCCCTCCTGTGGCAGGTCGGGGAAGACCGCCATGAGCGCGCCGGTCCGGAAGGACTCGGCGTCGTCGAACAGTTCCTCGTACAGAGCGGCCAGCGCACCGCCCTTCTCGCCCGCCTCGGCCACGGAGACGGTGTCCGTGCGGATCGCCACCAGGCGGACCAGGTTGAGGCGCAGCGCCGGAGCCAGCCGCGGGCACACCGGCCCGGGCCGGCCGAGGCCGGCGTGCGGCTGGGTGACGAAGGAGTGCACCCAGCCCAAGACCCGCTCGTACTGGGGGTAACGGTCATACAGGGCGGGGGCGTTCGCGGCGTCGGTCAGCGAACCGGCTTCGAACGGGTGCCGCACAGCAGGCGGGCGCACGAGACTCACCTCTGATCTGAGGGTGATCGGAAAGAGGAAGAAGAAGGCCCAGGCGCCGGCGGCCGCCCCGTTGTTACGAGGTCCACCGGCGCCCGGACACGGACAGCGCGGGTGTCAGCGGTCCTGGACGGAGGCCGGGCAGGCGGTCTGTTCCTGACCGTCGGTCTTCGTCGAGACGAACCCGTCGGGCCCCACCGGCCGGTCACCCAGCAGCGTGACCCGGTACATCACCCGCGGCTCGCCGACCGCGTCGACATCCCCGACGCCGATGTGCGCGGTGCACCGGTTGTCCCAGAAGGCGACGCTGCCGGGCTCCCAGGTGAAGCGGACCGTGTACTCGGGCCGGGTCACCTCGCGGGTCAGGAGCTCCAGCAGGTGGCGGCTCTCCATCGGCGACAGCCACAGGATCCGCCGCACCCGGGCCGGGCTGACAAAGAGCGCTTTGCGCCCCGTCTCCGGATGGACCCGCACCACCGGGTGGACAGCCACCTGCGGACTGGCGTTGACCCGGTCCATGACCTGCTTGTCGACTTCGTCGTACGGGCTCATGTCGTACGCAGCGAAGAAGGTGTGCTCCGCCCGCAGACCGTCCAGGAACCCCTGGAGATCAGCCGGAAGACCCGCGTAGGCGGCCTCCAAGTTCGTCCACTGGGTGTCGCCTCCCCGGGAAGGCAGGGTGTCGGCACGCAGGACCGCGCCGGCAGGCGGGTTCACCGTGTGGGTCATGTCGCCGTGCCAGGCACCGATGCCGTGGTGCAGCCGGGAGCGGTAGTGCTTCTCGTAATCGACCCCATAGGCGTCGATGTCGATCTGCGGGGAGATCGTCAGGATCTGGGGGAACTCATCGAGCGCGCCCCCGCTCTGCGGCCGGGCCCGTCCCGTCAGTTCCCCGAACCGGGAGCCGAAGACAACCTGCCGTGCGTGGTCAAGTCCCTCCTGGCCGCGGAAGAACAGCACCTTGTGCTCCAGCAGCGCCGCCCGGATCTCCGCGATGGTCGACTCCGGCAGATCCTGTGCCAGGTCCACACCGCTCACGGCGGCCCCGATGTGCCCCGCGACCCGGGACACCGTCAGCGAATGCGTGGCTGTCGTCATGAGTGCGCTCCAGTCTCACGCGTGGGCAGGGCGAAGAAGGGGTCACCGGCGATCGGCGTGGACTGCCGCCCGTCCGGGCCGACAGGGATGTCGCCCAGGAGCGTGACGCGGTACAGCGTGCGCCGCTCACCGGCCACTCCCGCATCGCCCGGCCCCAGGTGAGCGGTCGACCGGTTGTCCCAGAACGCCACGTCACCGGGCGACCAGTTCCACCGCACGGTGAACTCCGGCCGCGCGATCTGTTCGAAGAACAGCTGGAGCAGAGCC
This sequence is a window from Streptomyces sp. NBC_00582. Protein-coding genes within it:
- a CDS encoding amino acid adenylation domain-containing protein — protein: MSAVAAALRSAPNLTAAFDQVCRRHPDRIAVRDRGRSLTYAELGTRIAAIASGLAAAGPAPAGALVAVVLAPGADAVCAALAALRAGFAFLPLEPSAPDDYLSAILTDARPHTVITTPARADVLAPSTVGIEELIARGRSLRDDPTVGATARADDPAYVIFTSGSTGLPKGVVLPHTAMLHSTAARVDAYGLPGRVPLLHSPAVDVYSGVLFWALLTGATLVIGPDGLRDVPATVALVREEEITDLVYLASLYPAFLDYAGAEPLGALRRVMIGSDRWSEEVIDRHVRALPDVSLHNEYGPSETAVWTSQSCVFNGTARQRAPLTIGRPVTGTRYLLRTSDDVLQANTGPGELYITGAQLALGYLNAPELTARAFVRLPDGRRAYRTGDLAELTAEGDYVFAGRVDRQLKVQGNRIEPAQVEAVLMGHPAVGVAHLVARQDSGPGSVLVAYLTPRPDAAPPDPESVLGHAAIHLPQYMVPAACVVLPELPRRPSGKIDETALPAPGPGQDPGAVEPADALEEALSAAVVDILRCPPPGVTASLTAYGASSLALMALGARIARDHHVIVPVSQLFCTPSIRQIAAAVRAAAPNDRPPLVAARHSPQGTVLSWQQRQIWFLNQLAPDSLAYNTQCSLHLDGEVDSDALRAALSHVVARHEILRTTFHEQPDEPVQRLHAPWDVVLETCDLTGLPEPEREAALSRHVTAHSAQVFDTTRLPLVRWFLYRLDERRWTLFQVEHHFVHDGWSATLLMREIRDAYAALVCGRQPELAPLEVQYRDWALWQRRWSASGDFAAQRRYWQHQLQGVAGHGVTFAGDHARPAQQTFNGACLRADIPAETVDALDAVGARHGVTRFAVFLSAFALLVRQHTDEDDFVIGSALANRRQAETAPLLGMFVNALPLRLQVAATATVGEVVARTMEVLLGAQDHQEFPLIEIIKDLGVTRDPSANPLFQLMFAFHDSPRPDFTAPGLRGRLHIDHNGSAKNDVNVVCVPHPPAPGSGRTHDGVTILWEYNRDLFTAGTARLLLESFGRILTSLADPAAWARPATALESLDPWQAHRAVELAAGPASAPAHATLHAGVAARAAADPDAVAVVHGPRTLTYRDLELVAACVEVQLDAVGVRPGTRVVVACGPGSEHVAACLAVLRRGAALVCLDPNEPAARLKETVRDASPAAMVCSRRTAAAVRGAAVGLPLLICDVTPEKSVAAVLRPVHVSGADAAYLVYTSGSTGRPKAVVATHTNAVTALTARTVHFGVAPGRTLISLPLQFDVATSMMFWTLWNGGALIFPDQEDIRDPAAIRTLIEDRHVTHVNFVASYYQHLLPVFPAGWSGSLRAVAIGGEPCPPDLIRDHARRLAHVTLDNEYGPTEATVWCAAARLHDPHQPSPGGKVAIGRPLANYSLYIVDAQLRPRPVGAWGELCVAGPGVTAGYLGRSDLTRQRFVTPQTGPLAGVAMYRTGDGGRLRADGRFEVSGRLDDQVKIRGYRIELGEVRHVITAHPAVTAAYVVADRRGDTAGRLIAYAVAPGAPQGLAGEVRTWAALRLPAYMMPAVVVVDALPLTATGKVDRRALPAPQPSDRPAPEEGPVPLTPVQSAVIGVWQELLAVERIGLDEEWFTLGGDSLTSIRAAARLREQGLHVEVSHILQAGTARALAALLDDQSASDVVAAERRSAGTRLGLTPIQAWFFAQNFAQPDHFNQARLFHIPPAYGAADLREALQCTVARHDAFRTCFVATERGWVRQLGETPELHLSEHSVAPGQEGPDPQILNTLHDGLKIEGGPLWRAAVFSDPVGGRRWLFMVLHHLIVDTVSWDILGRDVSRALASPGTALPPAPALDGPGPGATGDGRDEEYWLRLAEAPKPALRTTSSDRAPYGKLHHLTTRLSPHATAQLLDLSRRGRTSVTAVLLAAMHRALKPLTDQSPQLYTYLEGHGRDGLEGADQIVGWCTSLYPVLLAEGHGGDLLAVADGFRQQLTDVPRGGTGFAAARYLASSSPLGALLAGASMPEITFNYLGVRSERVDDAHAARVAHGPNGDPIGEANILPTALHLTAAVDGPAMRLTFAIDTGRFEPGAIETAATHMVEVLERAARLEPLSPAPARPAGKRRPHFLVHPVDGQVHWYGPLANALGPGWDCYGLRADPPADQPASIPSLAARYVERIRQVQKTGPFTLTGWSFGAPVAFEMTRLLEDLGEHVHLVLLDPPPQHTTGSSALTAQLGALLPDRSPAHITRAVNAAAAAPDSDASAALAAELQIRDSDTFVRERLALLLLHQRALERWQPATVVAQLQLVQPSTASDQDPTAWLSLGRTTGHTLVPGDHHSMLSTATDRLAQLYPRPTKEQR
- a CDS encoding DUF6875 domain-containing protein; this encodes MRPPAVRHPFEAGSLTDAANAPALYDRYPQYERVLGWVHSFVTQPHAGLGRPGPVCPRLAPALRLNLVRLVAIRTDTVSVAEAGEKGGALAALYEELFDDAESFRTGALMAVFPDLPQEGADAFIDGGHARLRMSFVARGLMIGEFHPHSAVTSVRNPALPVMRCPVPMFAVRALSRHDVIFLDRPQTPPADREQYLKHLLHHLGDQLPEREKKRIQAGITELEGAK
- a CDS encoding TauD/TfdA dioxygenase family protein, which produces MTTATHSLTVSRVAGHIGAAVSGVDLAQDLPESTIAEIRAALLEHKVLFFRGQEGLDHARQVVFGSRFGELTGRARPQSGGALDEFPQILTISPQIDIDAYGVDYEKHYRSRLHHGIGAWHGDMTHTVNPPAGAVLRADTLPSRGGDTQWTNLEAAYAGLPADLQGFLDGLRAEHTFFAAYDMSPYDEVDKQVMDRVNASPQVAVHPVVRVHPETGRKALFVSPARVRRILWLSPMESRHLLELLTREVTRPEYTVRFTWEPGSVAFWDNRCTAHIGVGDVDAVGEPRVMYRVTLLGDRPVGPDGFVSTKTDGQEQTACPASVQDR